One genomic region from Anolis sagrei isolate rAnoSag1 chromosome 7, rAnoSag1.mat, whole genome shotgun sequence encodes:
- the LOC132782690 gene encoding prenylcysteine oxidase 1 — translation MAPSPASLPLPGSCLLLLLLFSALLLQSSASQELRHPPARIGVIGAGIGGTSAAYFLRQKFGKDVSIDVFERGDVGGRLATIDLEGRLYEAGGAVIHPLNLHMKHFVQELGLSVPKGRDGLMGIYNGEEFVFEESSWTIWNYVKMLWNYGLNALRMSMWVEEVLDKFISIYRYQAHDYAFSSSEALLHALGGTPFIQMLNQTIDESMQKAGFSQKFIREIVTPVMRVNYGQGVGINGFVGAVSLAGAESGLWSVEGGNKLVCVGLLYASKAQPIPGTVISVEETTRPRGRSGETMKLYEVTYNSTSGVTSDLYDIILIATPLHRKIANITFRNFKPPIPEFSKPYQQIIATFVHGNINTSFFGYPDPSKFQLSGIFTMENPKLFVNSIGIVSPVENNTKAAEGSPVWKVFSPQPLTKEQLNLLFSSYDLVESKKWLAYPHYSPPEQCPPLVIHDRMYYVNSIECLASAMEMSAISAKNAALLAYNRWYERMDKIDQEDLHEKLKTEL, via the exons GGGTGATTGGAGCAGGGATCGGAGGTACCTCTGCCGCTTATTTCCTGCGCCAGAAGTTCGGCAAGGATGTCTCCATCGATGTCTTTGAGCGAGGCGATGTTGGCGGCCGCCTGGCGACCATCGACTTGGAGGGGAGACTCTATGAAGCCGGAGGAGCTGTCATCCACCCACTCAACCTGCACATGAAGCACTTTGTCCAAGAGCTGG GGCTTTCTGTTCCCAAGGGTCGGGATGGGCTTATGGGCATCTACAATGGAGAGGAGTTTGTCTTTGAGGAGAGCAGTTGGACCATCTGGAACTACGTGAAGATGCTCTGGAATTACGGTCTGAATGCTCTGCGGATGTCCATGTGGGTGGAGGAGGTCTTGGACAAGTTTATAAG TATCTACCGCTACCAGGCGCACGACTACGCCTTCAGCAGCAGCGAGGCCTTGCTACATGCCCTCGGAGGGACCCCGTTCATTCAGATGCTGAACCAGACCATAGATGAATCCATGCAGAAGGCCGGCTTCTCCCAGAAGTTCATCCGCGAGATAGTCACCCCTGTCATGAGGGTCAACTACGGACAGGGAGTCGGCATCAATGGATTTGTGG GCGCAGTCTCTTTGGCAGGAGCTGAGAGTGGGCTTTGGTCAGTAGAAGGGGGCAACAAGCTAGTATGCGTAGGCCTCCTCTATGCTTCGAAAGCCCAGCCAATTCCCGGCACTGTGATTTCTGTGGAGGAAACAACGCGGCCCAGAGGACGCTCAG GAGAAACCATGAAGCTCTATGAAGTCACCTACAACTCCACCTCAGGAGTGACATCTGATCTTTATGATATTATTCTGATCGCTACTCCTTTGCATCGCAAAATCGCCAACATCACCTTCCGCAACTTCAAGCCACCCATTCCCGAATTCTCCAAACCCTACCAACAGATAATCGCTACTTTTGTCCATGGGAACATCAACACTTCCTTCTTCGGCTACCCAGACCCTTCCAAGTTCCAGTTAAGTGGCATTTTCACTATGGAAAACCCCAAGCTGTTTGTCAACAGCATTGGCATCGTCTCTCCTGTTGAAAACAATACTAAAGCAGCAGAAGGCTCTCCGGTCTGGAAAGTGTTTTCTCCCCAGCCCCTGACTAAGGAGCAGCTGAACCTGCTCTTCTCGTCCTACGATTTGGTGGAATCAAAGAAATGGCTGGCCTACCCTCATTACAGCCCCCCTGAGCAGTGCCCGCCCCTCGTTATCCATGACCGCATGTACTATGTCAACAGCATAGAGTGCCTTGCGAGTGCCATGGAAATGAGCGCCATCTCAGCCAAAAATGCCGCCCTCCTGGCTTACAATCGCTGGTACGAGCGGATGGACAAGATTGATCAAGAGGATTTGCACGAGAAACTCAAAACTGAGCTCTGA